The segment AAATGCCTTCACCAAGTCTGGAAACCTTGCTTGGACTTTGACTACCACCGCTTTGTTACTCGGTGTGCCACTATCTTTGTCCATACTTGCTGAACAACAGCTAAttgaaatggaaaagaCATTTGATTTACAAAGTGATGCTAATAACATATTGGCTCAAGGCGAAAAAGAAGCTTCAGCCACGGCCAATTAATTTTAATGATAAAGGagaaaagagaagttttggaaaagaatgaCATAAGTGGTTTGAATGAGATACTAATCAACCTATTCTCGTTTGGTTGCACTCTTCTATTCATTGCTTTTAGAGTATGgttaaagaaagaaaaaacatcCTTTTTAAATCACTATAACAATATATAGTCATAGTGTACTCATTCAGACTTCTATGGGCTTCAGATgtgaaacttttttttttttttgcctttttgccttttttgttcattttaTTTAGCATTTCTTAAGTTAATTTAAACAAATGTATAAACTTGTACATATTTCAAACAAGAAACTTTCAGTTTTCTCTCATGAAAGTTAAATTTCCTTTGGATGTTTGATTGACAAAGCGTAAATATCCAGAAAGGTGGTGATGTCATGAATAATATCATTGATGAACATCCCATGAATAGCAAGTGTTAAACCGAGTCCCATCCAAACCAAAGCAGAAACaatgctttctttttggtAATCTAAAACATAAACCATAAATGCGTACAAAAACAATTGAATAGTTGGGattaaaaatggaaaattgACCATTGGGAACGGTTGCATAGTTAAATGAGCAATGATCATGCGACCAACTACGAAGGCGACCGAAAAACCGATCGATAAAATCAAAGccaaagaaataaaagacgGTTGAATTAGAACCAAGGtgaaaattgaagaaaagtacGCCATGAATGGAATAAGACCATTCACAGCTTTACTAATATTTTCTGCTGTTTTGCCCGGAGTTGTAGATTTGTCCGGTTGAGATTCGTAATACTTTACCACGTTTGCATGAGCtgtgataatattaaatattaaagCGCCTGTGCAAAATGCATACATCAGATGGacagtttcaatttcaaacacAAAATCTTGCCAGGAAAATTGCGCAACTTTAGTGTGCCAGATGACCTGAGGTCCGTAAATACCAACTgcaatgaaagaaatacaCAAAACGATAATACCTTCAACAGGACCGCAAAATTCAGCCAGATACAGTTTATGGGTATGATACTCTTCCCATGTGCTCAAGTAAAAGCTGCACAATATCGCAAATTGTGAAAAAATAGTCATATATGTGTAACCCATACCAGTCATCGAACAGACAGGGATCATTGACAAAGTTGTGTTGATTGAATCAATACAATGGTCAAACAATTCCCCTAGAGGGCCCTGCTGGCCTGTACGACGTGCATGCATACCATCACAAGCATCAAAGGTCTGGTATAAGAACAAACCTATAGCATAGGAGAAATAAGTCCAACGGGGAGATTCCTGGTCAAAATACGGATCGTAATAAAGTGTTGTTAATACATTGAATATAATAAAGCAGAACCCTAATAATGTTACCAAATTGGGTGCCATCCATAGTGGAAAAATAGTTGCAAACTTCCTCCAAAAGGGCCTGAAAACATGATTCGAAAGGAAAGAGCGGTCATCACTTTGGTACCTAAAGTCAGATTAGTAATATAACGTTACAATAGTTagtatttatttttgttgcCACGGAAAATTTAGGGTGTAATAAGATCAGCAACATACTTGTAAAGCTTTAAGTTTCCCAAACTACTCTGAGGAATAAAGAACCCCATTTTTTTCCGGAGTCAATTAGTATTACTGTTTTCGAACCTATGGCAGATGAGTTTCAAATTCATGAACTCAATATCCATTAGCCTTTTACTATGCAATCTTTTCATATTAGCAGAacaccaaagaaaaaaaaaaaacgtcACTCTCCgcaaatttttcacatGCACCTAAATCGATAAGCTTCAATTGTAGAACTAAAACCATAGCAAGAACATAATGGAAGGATTGCACAAGATCAATCGCTGCGTGAGAAGAAAATCTAGTTATTTATTAAGTTTGTAAGATGTTGTATGGCTTTGCAAATGCTTAGCCATTTGGACATTCTGCATTGACACTTGAGCATATGTGGCAACATAAATGGATTGCTGAACTATTCGTCAGACAATGAAATATAGTCTAATGTAAACACTAACTTTAACATGTATAGTCTATCTtggatttatttttaaatacTTAATGATTTGTATTGGATGATCGTTGCGGTTGACTCACctgaaaacagaaaaacaATTCACCCAGGAAGAAAACAGCAATTGGCCTGAGAAACTAAACGTATTGCATACAAGACTGTTCTGGTTGTTTATTAggttaagaaaaaaaagctagCAAAGACTACTGAAGCGTGAGCTAGATAAGAAGCTCAAAACATGACTTCGAAAAAAGTGATATTAGTTGCATTGAGTGGATGCTCCTCCAGTGGTAAGACGACTATAGCAAAACTTACAGCGAGCTTATTCAGAAAGGCTACATTAATTCATGAAGATGACTTTTACAAACATGACAACGATGTCCCAGTAGATGCTAAATATAACATTCAAAATTGGGATTCACCGGAAGCTCTTGAttttaaactttttggTAAAGAATTAGATGTAATCAAACAAACTGGTAAAATAGCCACCAAACTTATACACAATAACAACGTAGATGATCCCTTTACAAAGTTTCACATCGATAAACAAGTTTGGGACGAGTTAAAGGCCAAGTATGACTCTATTGATGACG is part of the Saccharomyces paradoxus chromosome XIV, complete sequence genome and harbors:
- the CPT1 gene encoding diacylglycerol cholinephosphotransferase (Cholinephosphotransferase~similar to YNL130C); its protein translation is MGFFIPQSSLGNLKLYKYQSDDRSFLSNHVFRPFWRKFATIFPLWMAPNLVTLLGFCFIIFNVLTTLYYDPYFDQESPRWTYFSYAIGLFLYQTFDACDGMHARRTGQQGPLGELFDHCIDSINTTLSMIPVCSMTGMGYTYMTIFSQFAILCSFYLSTWEEYHTHKLYLAEFCGPVEGIIVLCISFIAVGIYGPQVIWHTKVAQFSWQDFVFEIETVHLMYAFCTGALIFNIITAHANVVKYYESQPDKSTTPGKTAENISKAVNGLIPFMAYFSSIFTLVLIQPSFISLALILSIGFSVAFVVGRMIIAHLTMQPFPMVNFPFLIPTIQLFLYAFMVYVLDYQKESIVSALVWMGLGLTLAIHGMFINDIIHDITTFLDIYALSIKHPKEI